A genomic window from Tolypothrix sp. PCC 7910 includes:
- a CDS encoding actin-binding WH2 domain-containing protein, producing MIERQSSGIKYFAVLIGLLRDRQAFLEEITQGIRLPSKIISLLVCSSLFLSIYGGIIGAYHSWMQALSSAVKLPALYLITLLICLPTLYFSNIIFGSKRTFGQHFALVLTAVSVTSVLLFSFAPITLFFLITTNNYQFLILLNVLIFSFTGFIGISSLYQATSVVLEQDNEGSNTRRKIILSWLFLYAFVGSQLGWTLRPFFGTPGSIFQLFRDREGSFYLSVLQAIGYLLGLR from the coding sequence ATGATTGAACGGCAATCTTCGGGGATCAAATACTTTGCAGTACTGATTGGCTTACTGCGCGATCGCCAAGCTTTTTTAGAAGAAATTACTCAAGGTATAAGATTACCAAGTAAAATAATATCTCTGTTGGTTTGTAGTTCTCTATTTTTGTCTATTTACGGCGGTATTATTGGCGCATATCATAGCTGGATGCAAGCTTTATCTTCTGCTGTAAAGCTACCTGCACTCTATTTAATTACCCTGCTAATTTGCCTACCCACCCTTTATTTTTCTAATATTATCTTTGGTTCCAAGCGGACTTTTGGGCAGCATTTTGCACTAGTATTAACAGCGGTTTCAGTAACTAGCGTGTTATTATTTAGCTTTGCACCTATTACACTATTCTTCTTAATCACTACTAATAACTATCAATTTTTAATTCTGCTCAATGTTCTAATATTTAGCTTTACAGGATTTATTGGTATTTCCTCTCTATATCAAGCCACAAGTGTAGTTTTAGAACAAGACAATGAAGGTAGCAATACACGCCGCAAAATTATCCTATCTTGGTTGTTTCTCTATGCTTTTGTAGGTAGCCAACTGGGATGGACTCTCAGACCATTTTTTGGTACGCCTGGTTCTATATTCCAACTATTTAGAGATAGAGAAGGTAGTTTTTATCTAAGTGTGCTGCAAGCTATTGGCTACCTCTTAGGATTACGTTAA
- a CDS encoding high light inducible protein, giving the protein MTNRSSTDLPPVATEYNGVDRNAFLFGWTPQAELWNGRLAAIGFLAYLLWDLAGYSVLRDVLRIVGY; this is encoded by the coding sequence ATGACAAATCGTTCTTCTACTGATTTACCACCTGTTGCTACAGAATATAACGGCGTAGATCGTAATGCTTTTTTGTTCGGTTGGACACCACAAGCTGAACTTTGGAATGGTCGTTTAGCAGCTATTGGTTTCTTGGCTTATTTACTTTGGGATTTAGCTGGCTACAGCGTCCTGCGTGATGTATTACGCATCGTTGGCTATTAG
- the hmpF gene encoding pilus motility taxis protein HmpF, whose translation MLYLAEVQKQKGGLLSGSSKTELKLLACQRTDQIWSTVSEEVIAAEEASKLNDGALVLVEVNPNRQVQRIQEAGRPLVNILQNFSRQLEKFKLKEDEIDQWKQSLTFQAQELNRREMDMEVRMEQLQQIEDDFQKLEAQKQEFEASRQEIEKLQQQIERDRLELSGAWEHLRGEQRRLEEFQADAQQGKGLDEEQSRVLSELLDRLSSRVAPTETVREHLNFAFELVEKQQATLNEHWQNLEQQKTVATQQQQEVDSLAQTFSDHQNAWQESQKSLQQQTSELKVNTAILTSKQEYAQLLKAQLQSQENLYHQIQSLAASSSDMILCEVDVKALENMSLEELQRLVQDLQEKFDIDSSFVHDQEQELKYKQEAIEDLKNKIHQASDQDVINLEMELADEKDLYQMLNESLVGQRRNLLQRQNLLKQHQTVLLQRQGHTVSHEPEAAKIDLRPILLQTDNQRQQQSQDLQKLEREIEQLHSGIELAQGMIDNQSHDLEQQHQELKTMEENLQTLRTATSECWGRVKLYQEALQPIQDCLDGLRQKLQAMVEALAQVQETGDYQLQAISQMRHTLLGLISQPELLAS comes from the coding sequence GTGCTGTATTTAGCAGAAGTACAAAAGCAAAAAGGCGGCTTACTTAGTGGTAGTTCCAAAACCGAATTGAAACTGCTGGCTTGTCAGCGAACCGACCAGATTTGGAGTACTGTGTCGGAAGAAGTGATTGCGGCAGAGGAAGCAAGCAAATTAAATGATGGTGCATTAGTACTAGTAGAAGTGAATCCCAACCGCCAAGTGCAACGGATTCAAGAAGCTGGGAGACCACTTGTTAATATATTGCAGAACTTTTCTCGACAGTTAGAAAAATTTAAGCTCAAGGAAGACGAAATCGATCAGTGGAAACAATCACTGACATTTCAGGCGCAAGAATTGAATCGCCGTGAAATGGACATGGAAGTCCGCATGGAGCAGTTGCAACAAATTGAGGATGATTTTCAAAAGCTGGAGGCGCAAAAGCAGGAATTTGAAGCCTCTCGCCAAGAAATTGAAAAGTTGCAACAACAAATTGAGCGCGATCGCTTGGAACTTTCAGGCGCTTGGGAGCATTTGCGGGGTGAGCAGCGTCGTCTGGAAGAATTTCAAGCAGATGCCCAACAGGGTAAGGGTTTAGATGAGGAGCAAAGTCGAGTATTAAGTGAATTACTTGATCGCTTGTCTAGTCGTGTGGCTCCGACCGAGACAGTAAGAGAACACCTGAATTTTGCTTTTGAATTAGTCGAAAAGCAGCAAGCGACTCTTAATGAACACTGGCAAAACCTAGAGCAGCAAAAAACTGTAGCGACTCAACAGCAACAAGAAGTAGATAGCCTAGCCCAAACCTTCAGCGATCACCAAAATGCTTGGCAAGAATCACAAAAGTCTCTACAGCAACAAACATCTGAATTAAAAGTCAACACCGCTATCCTGACAAGCAAGCAAGAATACGCTCAACTCTTGAAAGCACAATTGCAAAGCCAAGAAAATTTATATCATCAGATTCAGTCCTTGGCTGCAAGCTCCAGTGACATGATTCTTTGCGAAGTAGATGTCAAAGCTTTAGAGAATATGTCTTTAGAGGAACTGCAAAGATTAGTGCAAGATTTGCAGGAAAAATTTGATATCGATTCTAGCTTTGTCCACGATCAGGAACAAGAACTGAAATATAAACAAGAAGCTATAGAAGACCTAAAAAATAAGATTCACCAGGCATCCGACCAAGACGTGATCAATTTGGAAATGGAACTGGCAGATGAAAAAGACCTCTACCAAATGCTCAATGAAAGCTTGGTAGGGCAACGTCGTAATTTACTACAACGGCAGAATTTACTCAAACAGCACCAAACTGTGCTCCTACAGCGACAAGGGCATACAGTTAGTCATGAGCCAGAAGCTGCCAAAATTGATTTGAGACCGATTCTTTTGCAAACTGACAACCAGCGACAACAGCAATCTCAAGATTTGCAAAAATTGGAAAGAGAGATTGAGCAGTTACATTCTGGTATTGAGCTTGCCCAGGGGATGATTGATAATCAAAGCCATGACTTAGAACAGCAGCACCAAGAACTAAAAACAATGGAGGAAAATTTACAAACATTGAGAACTGCAACTAGTGAGTGCTGGGGTAGGGTGAAGCTTTACCAAGAAGCATTACAACCAATTCAGGACTGTCTGGATGGTTTACGACAAAAGTTGCAAGCAATGGTGGAAGCTTTGGCTCAAGTTCAAGAAACTGGAGATTATCAACTCCAGGCTATTAGCCAAATGCGCCATACTCTTCTGGGTTTAATATCTCAGCCAGAACTCCTAGCATCCTGA
- a CDS encoding FAD-binding oxidoreductase encodes MSITEDILSQLPGNVMEGLRRADRTLASLRADQAPIPMVVKENSQLLDTVDWDVIICGGTLGILIGCALAVQGLKVGLIERGILRGREQEWNISRKELEVFLELNLLTNAELEQAIATEYNPARVSFQGGTEVWVEDVLNIGVDPIYLLATLKTRFLAAGGALWENTPLSEAVVHPNGVMVNNQLKTRLLIDAMGHLSPIAQQARQGQKPDALCLVVGSCAQGFPENYSGDLLLSFTSLQNQCQYFWEAFPAKDGRTTYLFTYMDAHPQRLGLEALFEEYLRLLPQYQGVELNQLKFKRALFGFFPTYRQSPLKTPWNRILPVGDSSGSQSPLSFGGFGAMVRHLKRLTFGIQEALQTEQLSTTALALLQPYQPSLAVTWLFQKAMSVGINQNISPEQINQLLAVVFQEMQNLGTKVLKPFLQDIVQFPALTQTLVKTGLANPGLIAKIIPQVGLINLLDWILHYVNLSIYTALFWLSPMLETLVKYLPNQQQYYWHRLFDAWQFGSGSDYADE; translated from the coding sequence ATGAGCATCACCGAAGATATTCTCTCTCAACTCCCAGGCAATGTCATGGAAGGTTTACGTCGTGCCGATCGCACTTTAGCATCATTAAGGGCAGATCAAGCACCAATCCCAATGGTAGTAAAAGAAAACTCTCAACTATTAGATACTGTGGACTGGGATGTAATTATTTGCGGTGGAACCCTAGGGATTTTAATCGGATGCGCCTTAGCAGTACAAGGACTCAAGGTTGGATTAATTGAACGGGGGATTTTGCGTGGTAGAGAACAAGAATGGAATATTTCGCGCAAAGAGTTAGAAGTATTTTTGGAATTAAATTTACTTACCAATGCAGAATTAGAGCAAGCGATCGCAACTGAATATAACCCAGCCCGTGTTAGCTTTCAAGGCGGTACAGAGGTATGGGTAGAAGATGTTCTCAATATTGGTGTCGATCCAATCTATCTCTTAGCAACATTAAAAACGCGATTTTTAGCTGCTGGTGGCGCGTTATGGGAAAACACACCCCTAAGCGAAGCTGTAGTTCATCCTAATGGGGTGATGGTAAACAACCAGCTAAAAACACGGTTATTGATTGATGCAATGGGACACCTCTCTCCCATCGCTCAACAAGCGCGTCAAGGCCAAAAACCTGATGCACTATGCTTAGTAGTGGGAAGTTGTGCCCAAGGATTTCCGGAAAATTACAGTGGGGACTTGTTGTTATCTTTTACATCCTTGCAAAATCAATGTCAGTACTTTTGGGAAGCTTTCCCAGCGAAGGATGGTAGAACAACCTACTTGTTTACATACATGGATGCACACCCACAACGCTTAGGTTTAGAAGCTTTATTTGAGGAATATTTGCGCCTTCTACCACAATATCAGGGTGTGGAATTGAACCAGTTAAAATTTAAACGGGCACTGTTTGGTTTCTTTCCTACCTATCGCCAAAGTCCCCTCAAAACCCCTTGGAATCGTATTTTGCCAGTCGGAGATAGTAGCGGAAGTCAATCACCTTTAAGTTTCGGTGGTTTTGGTGCAATGGTACGACACCTCAAGCGGTTAACTTTTGGTATTCAAGAAGCACTGCAAACCGAACAATTATCTACAACCGCGCTAGCTTTACTACAACCTTATCAGCCGAGTTTAGCTGTTACTTGGTTGTTTCAAAAAGCCATGAGTGTGGGCATAAATCAAAATATTTCACCAGAGCAAATTAACCAATTGCTTGCCGTTGTTTTTCAAGAAATGCAAAATTTAGGAACTAAAGTACTCAAACCATTTCTACAAGATATAGTACAGTTTCCTGCATTAACGCAAACACTTGTAAAAACAGGTTTGGCAAATCCGGGATTAATTGCCAAAATAATTCCTCAAGTAGGTTTGATAAATTTACTAGATTGGATATTGCATTATGTAAATTTAAGTATTTATACTGCCTTATTTTGGCTAAGTCCAATGTTAGAAACATTAGTTAAGTATTTACCAAACCAACAACAATATTATTGGCATCGTTTATTTGATGCTTGGCAGTTCGGTTCTGGTAGCGATTATGCAGATGAATAA
- a CDS encoding MFS transporter: protein MFQTTEIILGLYQSLFRVAQIPVNPTSDISPAQASVLTSGPRFFIALISGVILAFAFQLVLTNLSLAAGISYIGHSSDSDSHSEEAGSLGGTIRKIGTAVGIWTLVTVTIALLIASYLAVKLSLLVLDPGLGATLGLVIWGAYFLLLMWVSSTTVGSLIGSVVNTATSGFQAIMGTATAALGAKAVNNQVVATAEAAAAAMRRELGSGIDPTSIRENVEDYLDKLRPPELDLGKIRNEFENLLKDPQFQAIAGSPDLRNIDRQKFIDLVSSRTDLSKRDVKRISDTLYKLWQQVVSQQAPAQDRLGELVDYLKSLPPGQTKTDELNAKLERLIAETRDAKVADQKATPGPIQSTLQQGLSALTGIVLGRTDLSDLDVEKIWQSLSTAKDKISEQADKLGLPAASQPYSPIRADIENYLYNTYAWQLSRERIAQEFRDVIYDPAADPGVVRRELERLSRNDFANILQRRGLLTQGQIQRIADQLEAVRREVLITVTAVEEREIVEDLQRRVSSYLLVTSKADLTSEGIERDFKPLLSDPDADYETLSRRLAAIDRQQMEQILYQRNDIQPYELNGILEDLEKQRDRVLIESKGLADQAKYQAETLWLNLESYLRNTGKGELNPDAIRADLKRLLEDPQGGVAAIRARLSRFDRDTLVQLLSQRQDISQDQANQIIDTVEHSWHSIRHAPQAVADKAKEQYDSVSTTIADYLRNTGKSELNPEGIQRDLNRLFENPKEGALALRRRLSQVDRDTLVKLLSQRQDLSEQQVNEVIDSVQHSIHNFVRAPRRLATRTQQRVETFQAYLEEYLRQTGKEELNPEGIKRDLQLLLHDPRVGIESFSDRLAHFDRSTIIALLKIREDITDEEAARIADNIVSVQEQFVEQVRGIQRRIQDVIDGVFARIRNYLNSLERPELNYDSIKRDVRQLFDDPQAGFDSLRDRLSSFNRDTLVALISSREDISEEDANRIIDQIEGARNAVLQRAERLHQEAQRRLEQVKHQAQRQAEETRKAAASAAWWLFATAVVSAIFAALGGAIAVVRL from the coding sequence ATGTTTCAAACTACAGAAATTATCCTGGGACTCTACCAGTCACTTTTTAGGGTGGCACAGATTCCAGTTAACCCCACCTCAGATATTTCACCAGCACAAGCATCGGTTCTCACTTCTGGGCCACGCTTTTTTATTGCCTTAATTTCCGGCGTGATTCTAGCCTTTGCTTTCCAATTAGTATTAACAAATCTCTCCCTAGCAGCCGGGATTTCCTACATAGGTCATTCATCTGACTCCGATTCCCATAGCGAAGAAGCAGGAAGTTTGGGCGGTACAATTCGTAAAATTGGTACTGCTGTAGGGATTTGGACTTTAGTCACGGTGACGATCGCTCTATTAATTGCTAGTTACTTAGCAGTTAAACTCAGTCTTCTGGTGTTAGATCCAGGATTGGGTGCAACTCTGGGGTTAGTAATTTGGGGAGCCTACTTCTTATTACTGATGTGGGTAAGTTCCACTACAGTCGGTTCATTAATTGGCTCAGTAGTTAATACAGCAACCTCTGGCTTTCAAGCAATTATGGGGACAGCTACAGCTGCATTAGGCGCAAAAGCTGTGAATAACCAAGTTGTAGCCACAGCCGAAGCCGCCGCCGCCGCCATGCGCCGCGAACTAGGAAGCGGAATCGACCCCACAAGCATTCGGGAAAATGTAGAGGATTACTTAGACAAGTTGCGTCCGCCAGAGTTGGATCTAGGCAAAATCCGCAATGAGTTTGAAAACTTACTGAAAGACCCCCAATTCCAAGCGATCGCAGGTAGTCCCGACCTCCGCAACATTGACCGCCAAAAGTTTATTGATTTAGTCAGCAGCCGTACAGACCTATCTAAACGCGATGTCAAACGCATCTCAGACACATTATATAAACTCTGGCAGCAGGTAGTTAGTCAGCAAGCACCAGCCCAAGACCGCCTTGGAGAGTTAGTTGATTATCTGAAATCCTTACCGCCAGGGCAAACCAAAACAGATGAACTCAATGCCAAATTAGAAAGATTAATTGCAGAAACTCGTGACGCTAAAGTAGCTGACCAAAAAGCCACCCCTGGGCCAATCCAGAGCACACTCCAGCAAGGACTTTCGGCTTTGACGGGTATTGTTTTGGGCAGAACAGACTTATCAGATTTAGATGTAGAAAAAATTTGGCAATCCCTATCCACCGCTAAAGATAAAATTAGCGAACAAGCCGATAAGCTAGGTTTACCCGCAGCTTCTCAACCCTACAGTCCTATTCGGGCTGATATCGAAAACTATCTGTATAACACTTATGCTTGGCAACTTAGCCGCGAAAGAATTGCCCAAGAATTTCGTGATGTGATCTACGATCCAGCCGCCGATCCTGGAGTTGTACGACGAGAATTAGAGCGGCTTTCTCGCAATGATTTTGCTAACATCTTGCAACGGAGGGGACTGCTTACTCAAGGACAAATTCAGCGCATTGCCGATCAGCTAGAAGCTGTCCGCCGAGAAGTATTGATAACTGTGACTGCTGTTGAAGAAAGAGAGATAGTAGAAGACTTGCAACGTCGAGTATCAAGCTACCTACTCGTTACTAGTAAAGCTGATTTAACCTCTGAAGGTATTGAACGAGATTTTAAACCCCTGTTGTCAGATCCGGATGCAGATTATGAAACCCTTTCACGGCGATTAGCTGCGATTGATCGCCAACAAATGGAGCAAATACTTTATCAACGCAACGACATTCAGCCATACGAACTCAACGGGATTCTAGAAGATTTAGAAAAACAACGCGATCGCGTGTTAATCGAATCTAAGGGGTTAGCAGATCAAGCAAAATATCAAGCAGAAACCCTATGGCTGAATTTAGAATCATATCTGCGTAATACTGGCAAAGGCGAACTCAACCCCGATGCAATTCGAGCCGATCTCAAGAGATTGCTGGAAGATCCGCAAGGGGGTGTGGCTGCAATTAGGGCACGCTTATCTCGTTTTGACCGCGATACCTTAGTACAACTGTTGAGTCAGCGCCAAGATATCAGCCAAGACCAAGCAAATCAAATCATTGATACTGTAGAACATTCATGGCATAGTATCCGTCACGCACCCCAAGCTGTAGCAGATAAAGCCAAAGAGCAATACGACTCTGTTAGCACTACTATTGCTGATTACTTGCGTAATACTGGCAAAAGCGAACTCAATCCTGAAGGTATTCAACGCGATTTAAATAGACTGTTTGAAAATCCCAAAGAAGGAGCCTTAGCACTCCGCCGTCGCTTGTCCCAGGTAGACAGAGATACCCTAGTGAAATTACTCAGTCAACGTCAAGACTTGAGCGAACAACAAGTCAATGAAGTCATTGATTCCGTACAGCATTCAATTCACAATTTTGTGCGTGCGCCGCGTCGTTTGGCTACCAGAACCCAGCAAAGAGTAGAAACCTTCCAAGCTTATTTAGAAGAGTATTTACGGCAGACTGGTAAAGAAGAACTCAACCCTGAAGGTATCAAGCGCGACTTACAACTGTTATTGCACGATCCACGGGTGGGGATTGAAAGTTTTAGCGATCGCCTGGCGCATTTTGACCGTTCCACAATTATCGCTCTGCTGAAAATCCGTGAAGATATTACCGATGAAGAAGCAGCGAGAATTGCAGATAATATCGTCTCCGTGCAAGAACAATTTGTAGAACAAGTACGGGGTATTCAGCGCCGTATCCAAGATGTGATTGATGGCGTGTTTGCTCGCATCCGCAACTACCTCAACTCTTTGGAACGCCCGGAACTCAACTACGATAGTATTAAGCGCGATGTTCGCCAATTATTTGACGATCCCCAAGCAGGATTTGATTCCTTACGCGATCGCCTATCTTCCTTCAACCGCGATACCTTAGTAGCACTGATCAGTTCCCGTGAAGATATTTCCGAAGAAGATGCCAACCGGATTATCGACCAAATTGAAGGAGCGCGCAACGCCGTTTTACAACGAGCAGAACGCTTACATCAAGAAGCACAACGCCGCCTCGAACAAGTCAAGCATCAAGCACAGCGACAAGCCGAAGAAACCCGCAAAGCCGCAGCTTCAGCAGCTTGGTGGTTGTTTGCCACAGCAGTTGTCTCCGCTATTTTCGCCGCATTAGGGGGAGCGATCGCTGTCGTCCGGCTGTAG
- a CDS encoding high light inducible protein, protein METRPSTDLPPVATEYNGVDRNAFLFGWTPQAELWNGRLAAIGFLAYLLWDLAGYSVLRDVLHLVGY, encoded by the coding sequence ATGGAAACTCGTCCTTCTACTGATTTACCACCTGTTGCTACAGAATATAACGGCGTAGATCGTAATGCTTTTCTGTTTGGTTGGACACCACAAGCGGAATTGTGGAATGGTCGTTTAGCAGCTATTGGTTTCTTGGCTTATTTACTTTGGGATTTAGCTGGCTACAGCGTTCTTCGCGACGTATTACACCTGGTTGGTTACTAA
- a CDS encoding high light inducible protein has protein sequence MATRSSTDLPPVATEYNGVDRNAFLFGWTPQAELWNGRLAAIGFLAYLLWDLAGYSVLRDVLHLIGY, from the coding sequence ATGGCAACTCGCTCTTCCACTGATTTACCACCTGTCGCTACAGAATACAACGGCGTAGATCGCAATGCTTTTCTGTTTGGGTGGACTCCCCAAGCAGAACTTTGGAATGGTCGTTTAGCAGCTATTGGGTTTTTAGCTTATCTACTTTGGGATTTAGCAGGTTATAGCGTTCTTCGCGACGTATTACACCTGATTGGTTACTAA
- a CDS encoding response regulator has translation MQGNLNEIDLRSILQLIELGQRTGQLLVKTHNFRNSNQIREEVNRHHHSFCYQPQQYWFVFFLNGQIIYCQEGDGTSSRINDYLRHYRVETQLNESQLDSIDPLNIKEYSYLWLLLEQNMINPKIARNIMHSLVNETLFDLVGLHTGSFIFQHSPALTPQLNTWEIGPLVSKIAKQLQHWQQLYPHIESADQVPILSEMVQLNSSLPAETVNKLKHWADGKTSLRQLSRYLNRDILTIAKVIYPYVQQGWLKLVYPITKKLSINTETISVESDYKARILCIDEVTTIGETIEAILQQQGYEVLTLTNPLDSLSLVFQLKPQMIFCNITMSELDGYEICAMLRQSTAFRLVPIIMLSSQDRFIDRVRASMVGATDYLTKPLQDTELLTLVEKYINKQPYMGIQKRHNTC, from the coding sequence ATGCAGGGAAATTTAAATGAAATAGATCTTCGTAGTATCCTGCAATTGATTGAGTTGGGCCAGCGAACTGGCCAACTGTTGGTGAAAACTCATAACTTTCGCAATAGCAACCAAATTAGAGAAGAGGTGAACAGACATCACCATTCCTTTTGCTACCAACCACAACAGTACTGGTTCGTCTTTTTCTTAAATGGCCAGATTATCTATTGCCAAGAAGGGGATGGTACTTCATCTAGGATTAACGATTACTTAAGACATTATCGTGTGGAGACTCAGCTCAACGAGAGCCAGCTAGACTCCATAGATCCACTGAATATAAAAGAATATAGCTATCTTTGGTTACTTTTAGAGCAAAATATGATTAACCCCAAGATAGCGCGTAATATCATGCATAGTCTGGTGAATGAAACGCTATTTGATTTAGTGGGTTTGCACACAGGTAGTTTCATCTTCCAACACAGCCCGGCCCTGACTCCACAATTAAACACTTGGGAAATAGGGCCGCTAGTCAGTAAAATTGCCAAGCAACTGCAACATTGGCAGCAGTTGTATCCTCACATTGAGTCTGCCGATCAAGTGCCCATACTTTCTGAGATGGTTCAATTAAACTCATCTTTACCAGCAGAAACAGTAAATAAACTCAAGCATTGGGCGGATGGGAAAACATCCTTACGTCAACTTTCTCGTTACCTCAACCGAGACATTTTGACAATTGCCAAGGTAATATATCCCTACGTCCAACAGGGTTGGCTCAAATTAGTATATCCAATTACCAAAAAACTAAGTATTAATACTGAGACTATTTCAGTAGAGTCCGACTATAAGGCACGGATATTATGTATTGACGAAGTCACAACGATTGGTGAGACTATAGAGGCTATTTTGCAGCAGCAAGGTTATGAGGTGTTAACTTTAACTAATCCCTTAGACTCTCTAAGTCTCGTTTTTCAACTCAAGCCGCAGATGATTTTTTGCAACATTACCATGTCGGAATTAGATGGATATGAGATTTGTGCCATGCTGCGACAGTCCACAGCATTTCGGCTGGTGCCGATTATTATGCTGAGTAGTCAAGATAGATTTATTGATAGAGTCAGAGCTAGTATGGTTGGGGCTACAGATTACCTGACTAAGCCTTTACAAGATACTGAGTTACTCACACTCGTAGAAAAATATATCAATAAACAGCCTTATATGGGCATACAGAAAAGACATAACACTTGTTGA
- the tilS gene encoding tRNA lysidine(34) synthetase TilS produces the protein MIWTSLHAKIHRTIRMRHLFERNQRLLVAVSGGQDSLCLIKLLLDLQPKWGWHLGIAHCDHRWREDSQANAIHVEQLAKSWETLFYLETAKEALTSEAAARDWRYQALSAIAQEHNYHYIVTGHTASDRAETLLYNLMRGTGADGLQALTWQRPLTLDITLVRPLLEITRTQTKQFCDDFHLPVWEDSTNQDFKYTRNRIRNELLPYLQANFNPKVESALAQTAELLQAEVEYLETVAQNLKAEALTAENPDNFPIKLNRRVLQKAPVALQRRVMRQVLQQILPDAPSFEHIEKLTALITAPNRSQTDPFPGGAIAQVAGDWIDIKNEV, from the coding sequence ATGATATGGACTTCCCTTCATGCAAAAATTCATCGAACTATCCGAATGCGCCATCTATTTGAGCGAAACCAACGCCTATTAGTCGCAGTTTCCGGTGGTCAAGATTCTTTGTGCTTAATAAAATTACTATTAGATTTACAACCAAAGTGGGGATGGCATTTAGGTATTGCTCACTGCGATCATCGCTGGCGTGAAGACTCCCAAGCTAATGCCATTCATGTAGAGCAGCTAGCTAAAAGCTGGGAAACATTATTTTATTTAGAAACGGCAAAAGAGGCTTTAACTAGTGAAGCGGCTGCCCGCGATTGGCGATATCAGGCTTTAAGCGCGATCGCCCAGGAGCATAATTATCACTATATTGTCACAGGACACACAGCAAGCGATCGCGCTGAAACTCTTCTCTATAATTTAATGCGCGGTACGGGAGCAGATGGTTTACAAGCATTAACTTGGCAACGTCCACTAACTCTAGATATTACCTTAGTACGCCCACTCTTAGAAATTACTCGTACCCAAACCAAACAATTTTGTGATGATTTCCATCTTCCAGTTTGGGAAGATTCCACAAATCAGGATTTTAAATACACTCGCAATCGCATCCGCAACGAGTTATTACCGTATTTACAAGCAAATTTCAATCCTAAAGTCGAATCAGCTTTAGCTCAAACAGCGGAACTCTTACAAGCAGAAGTGGAATATTTAGAGACAGTCGCCCAAAATTTGAAAGCAGAAGCGCTAACAGCAGAAAATCCAGATAATTTTCCCATCAAGCTCAATCGTCGCGTATTGCAGAAAGCACCAGTAGCATTGCAGCGTCGAGTCATGCGTCAAGTATTACAACAAATACTCCCTGATGCTCCCAGTTTTGAACATATTGAAAAATTAACTGCTTTAATTACAGCACCCAATCGTTCCCAAACCGATCCATTTCCGGGAGGCGCGATCGCTCAAGTTGCAGGTGATTGGATAGATATCAAGAATGAAGTCTGA
- a CDS encoding actin-binding WH2 domain-containing protein has product MLDKPSYKNKQFNILISLLRDRQGFLEEISQGIRLQSKISALFVSSSICFAIYGAIIGASHSWGQALSGAIKLPAFYLLTLIICFPTLFFFNVLFGSRSTIQQHFVVLLTAVSVISVLLFSLAPVTLFFMITAPNSYQFFKLLNVLIFGITGIFGVKFLYEGMQLLSQQDEVGKKTRTTILRSWLFLYGFVGVQLGWFLRPFFGSPGSKFELFRAVGGNFYLDIVSAISEILGSR; this is encoded by the coding sequence ATGCTTGATAAGCCTTCTTACAAAAATAAACAGTTTAACATTCTCATCAGTTTACTACGCGATCGCCAGGGTTTTTTAGAAGAAATTAGCCAGGGAATAAGATTACAAAGTAAAATCAGCGCACTCTTTGTTTCCAGTTCCATTTGTTTTGCTATCTATGGTGCAATTATCGGTGCATCCCATAGTTGGGGACAAGCATTATCTGGTGCTATCAAACTCCCAGCTTTTTATTTGCTAACGCTAATTATTTGTTTCCCGACTCTATTCTTTTTTAATGTTTTATTTGGTTCCCGTAGCACTATTCAACAGCATTTTGTCGTTTTGCTCACTGCTGTATCTGTAATCAGCGTGCTTTTATTCAGCTTGGCACCAGTGACGCTATTTTTTATGATCACTGCGCCTAATTCTTACCAATTTTTTAAACTGTTGAATGTGTTAATTTTTGGTATTACAGGTATATTCGGTGTGAAATTCCTATACGAAGGAATGCAGTTGCTTTCGCAACAAGATGAAGTTGGCAAAAAAACTCGCACCACTATATTACGATCCTGGCTATTTTTATATGGCTTTGTAGGTGTGCAATTAGGCTGGTTTTTAAGACCATTTTTTGGTTCGCCTGGCTCTAAATTTGAATTATTTCGCGCAGTAGGTGGCAATTTCTATCTTGATATTGTATCGGCAATCTCTGAAATTTTAGGTAGTCGTTAA